TCTTATTATGTTTCTGCTTGTTAAAAGGATGGCTGGTGCTGGCGGTGGGCTCCTCGCAGCTCTCCTATTTGCTACCTCGCCTCCACTCCTTCTGCGGGGAAGCCTAGGTTGGTTTAAGTCAGAGCCTCTTGCGCTCTTCCTAGCACTCGCAGCCATCTACCTTTACCTCACAATCTATGATCCGAAGGTTAAGATGAACGGAGTTATGTGGAGGGCTAGTTTGGCTGGTATACTGCTTGGCTATGCGAACACCTGTTGGGGAGGTTCTCAATATTTCGGTATAGTATTTGGACTCTTTTTCATAATAGCAGCTCTTCTGAAATTCGACTTAGAGAAGACAGCGTATGCTGGAGGACTTCTTGTTGCTTTTAATATGATCCTTAGCTCTATCTTCCCAAGACCCAGCCCAGCATACATCTTGAATCCTATAGGTATACTGCTCATCTTAGGGTACCTTTACAGCCTCATAGCTTATAGACTTGCTTCGACCCAAGAAAAAGTCTTCATAAGGAGCTCTTTAAAAGCAGTATTTACGCTACTACTGGCTGGTCTACTCGTGGTAAGTTTTGGTGCGATTTCAGCCGTCAGCGCTAGGTACTATACGGTAGTCTACCCCTTCCAGAGGACAGCCAACCCACTTATCGAATCTGTGGCTGAACACTTTGTGCCTACACATATAGAATACTTTAAGGCCTATGGCGTGCTCATGTTCTTAGCGCTCTTTGGGGTTTATGTTGCGTTTAGGCGCAGAAGTCCAGCTGCTGTTTTAGCTCTGATCTTAGGTATATCAGGCGTCTATATCGCATCCTCTTTCTCTCGACTTATGGTTTATTCAACCTTAGCTCTAGTGGTTCTAGCAACTATAGGTCTGGTCGAGTTATCCTCCTCCGTCTTAAAATCTCATAAGACTACTAGCAAGAAAGCTCTTCTACATGAAGTTAGGAGTGATGTTAAGATAGCCTACTCCATCTTCCTTGTGTTTCTAATAACTCTCCCTATGGTTTACCCTATCGGCTCCAGTTGGCGAGATATAGCTGATTCACCTGTAAGCATAGCGAACGCTGGTACAAATTACAAACTTGAACTTCCAGATTGGCGTGAAGCCTTAGCTTGGATCAAAGATAATACTCCTGAAGATGCTGTTGTAATCGCTTGGTGGGATTACGGGTACTGGATAACTGTTATGGGGAACAGAACAACTTTAGCGGATAACGCCACCATAAACTCAACTAAGATCGCTCAGATAGCTCGCCTATTTATGTCGAACGAGACTCAAGCAGCATCGATCCTTAAGAACATGCTTCGTGACCCCAAGGATCCCAGTAGGTTAAGACCATGCTATATAGTAGCCTTCGTCGCTGGGCAGAAGCTATCAACACAAGGCTTCGACTACTATATACTAGGTGGCGGGGGAGATGAGAGCAAGAAGCAGTGGTTCATACGGATAGGTGGACTAAACATGACCCAATTCCTTTACGAGGATGAATTTACACCCAAACCATACTTCTGGGAGAATACGATATTAGGTAAGATGTGGCCCTTTGAGTTCCTACAGTTCGTTGACAGATCAGGTAGGCCGCAGACTTCAGAGTATAAACCAGGCTACATCGCGCTTTACACTAAGCAGCTGAAGTATACTGAGGAAGGCGACTTGCTAAAGCTCGTCTTCAAATCTTCCAGTCTAGACAATCCTTCTGAAGGTGTGTTTGCTGCGGTTCTGATATACGAAGTGCATCTTTAGGTTTCTGCTGGTTTAGGGTTCTTGTAGCGCTCAATCAGCCTATATGTAGCATACTTATCTTCGAGTGAGAACTTTGGAGGATGAGGGTAGACGGTTTCGCTTCCACATTTGCTACAGGTCTTTGATAATGTGTAGGTTTGGCACCGCTCACATTTACGGAGAAGCTTACCCATAGACTCATCAACTCCTGCTGAATGAGAAGAATGCGTCGTTCTTTTGAAGAATGCTCTTAGCTTTATTAATTGCCGCATCTAGTGTTCTCTCAGCCACCTTATAGTTTTCCGCTGTAACAGTTATCATATATTTTGACGCTGCAAGGTAAGTTATCTTCACATCAGCCCCACCGCTCTTAACCTTCTCAGCCACATCCAACGCTTCTTTGATTATATCTATCCCATCAGGACTCAAAGATCGAGCTTCAATAACGCCCTTTATGCTGACAGTGGGAGGTGTTATCTTTTCTCTAGCAACCTGCTCCAAGGCGGTAATATATTCGGGAGGTAAGTTCAACCCTTCAAAGGCCTTTACCCCTTTAGTGACCAAGGCTTCTAAGGCTTCGTATAGATCATCATATTCTCTGAGTATAGCCTCCTCATACTTTGCTTCCTCTTCTTGATTTAAGTTAAGCCTCACCTTGACTGTATTGAACACATTTCTGGCTTTCTCAAACCGTTTAATCTGAAGCATCTTAGCCCTTCTTTCTTCATCAGTAACCTGCCTTAAAGAAAGGTCCACTTCATACCTAACCTTGTTTACTCTTATCACCTTAAGAACCAGCTTCTGCTTCTCCTGCACATATCTACTGATATTCCTAACCCAACCTGATGATATCTCTGAAATATGCAGGAAACCTTTTAAGCCCTCGTATTCATCTAAAGTTACGTAAACACCGTGCGGCGTTATGTTGGTTATGGTAGCGTAGACTAGCTCTCCTTCTTCAGGCAGATTTCGCGCTGCTTCCAAGTATAGAGCCTCCAGCATCTACTCTACTAATATAGTACTTGAACCTTGCCCCATTTCTGGTGATGATAAGGCTGATATAACTGTGCAAAGAAGTCTCTGCTGTTGGCTGGTGTGAAGACGGTACCTGAGGTCGCCATAGCAACACTTGACGGTAGAGCATACTTCTTTATGTCGAGTTTACTAAAGAGCATGGGAATACCGTTCAAAAGCCTTACGCCAAACGAGCAGATAGATAAGCACGTTAAACTCGTTTTGTCTACTAGGAAAGAACGCCCTCTGATACCTTTTGATCCAGTATTATGTGTCGAAGATTTAGATGGCGAGCTGGCAACGGCTAAGATCCTCTATATGGTGAAGAAGAATGTTGGTGAATCTGTGTATATCGTTGGCATCGATCCTGGCGTGAGGATAGGGATCTCAGCCTTCTACCTAGGTGATGAAGTGTATAGTTGTGTAGCTTATTCTACTGTTAGGGCTGCGAATATAGTTTCAAAGCTTCTGAGAAGCGCCCCGACTAAGAAGAAGATAGTGAGGATAGGTGATGGTAATATAGATGTTGCTTTAAAAATAGCTGAGACACTAGTAGAGGAGTTTGGAAAGCAGATTCGAATAGAGATAGTTGATGAAGCTGGCACAACTTCTTTAGCTAAAAGCAAGCCAAATAAACGGAGTGTAAAAGATCTTAGATCTGCTAGACTTATAGCGCTGCGGCGAGGAAGAGAACTTACACCTAATCTTCTTAAGAGTTATGGGAAGTAGGAGGCTCGCAACGCTTCAACGGCGTAGTCATAAACCTTTGAAGGATCGATGAGACCCTGTTCACATACGATCTTTGTTACTAAATCTGCTGGTGTTACATCAAAGTAGATGTTTCTAGCCATAAGATTCTTTGAACCCTTATAAACTTGTGTAGGAGACCGCTCTTCCAAAGTAGGTTTTGTAAAGAGTGTTCTAACGCTAATCTTCAGTGTCTCAGCTGCGACGTAAAATGGTATATTAGCTCGGTGAGCTGCTAGAGCAAGTAGATATGTTCCTATCTTATTGAT
The sequence above is drawn from the Nitrososphaerota archaeon genome and encodes:
- a CDS encoding RNA-protein complex protein Nop10; amino-acid sequence: MGKLLRKCERCQTYTLSKTCSKCGSETVYPHPPKFSLEDKYATYRLIERYKNPKPAET
- a CDS encoding translation initiation factor IF-2 subunit alpha produces the protein MEAARNLPEEGELVYATITNITPHGVYVTLDEYEGLKGFLHISEISSGWVRNISRYVQEKQKLVLKVIRVNKVRYEVDLSLRQVTDEERRAKMLQIKRFEKARNVFNTVKVRLNLNQEEEAKYEEAILREYDDLYEALEALVTKGVKAFEGLNLPPEYITALEQVAREKITPPTVSIKGVIEARSLSPDGIDIIKEALDVAEKVKSGGADVKITYLAASKYMITVTAENYKVAERTLDAAINKAKSILQKNDAFFSFSRS